Genomic window (Cucumis sativus cultivar 9930 chromosome 2, Cucumber_9930_V3, whole genome shotgun sequence):
TGATGGAAATTTGTGTATATGTGTCCCTTGAAAATTGTACCCATTGATTCTCTTTTTGAAAGTGCCACCTCCCCACctccattttctatttttatttttttgttcatcacaacaacaaccaaaatctgctttcttttttctaaaaataatttttaaaaaattatcaaaatatttaatttatgtgtGATTTTGGtaagtataaatagtttatccatttttcttttaattaaaaaacaacctTTTAAGAACGAGAtatctcaaaatattttaaaataaattcagaTATATTGATAccatctataaatattttttattgattttttttatatttaaaaatagttttatctTATTTGTTATTCGTCTAACATTTATCtaagtcaaaatatttttaaattgattttgtttgatagACTAAGACTTAAATGGTTAATTTCAATAGCAATGTCactgttttaatttaataatttttttacagaAAAAGTAAGGTGTCTTTAAAAATAGCTGAATCTTATTTTTGTGTGATTAAATATCGAAATACAGTATGTTGGATACTACGTAACTCTCATGCAACTATGTTAGctaagaaaatgatgaaattagaCTAGAGAAATGAGTTTTTAATGGcaataaaatatgaatgtgAAGTTAAATTAAGGTAGATGGAGTTAGGTCTCATTTTGTATACAAAACCCACTGCTAATATTGGtgtgttattatttaatttatgaatgttGTTGTTGTATGACAGtgacaaaaaagaataaggttttgtatttaataaggCCACTCTTACTCATAATCACACATGAAGTTGATATATGAACACTGAGGGTTCCTTTTGCAATGTTTATCcacacatatatttattttctcactATGACcaaatcttttatcttttttcacatatttctTTCCCggattttttcttcattttatataatatatatatggtgatttgatttaatattcgtatagaataaaaaatgataaaattaaggAGTTTTTGTTGAGCTTTTTGTAGTTTAACGATTTTTATAAAGTGGATAttcaatttctaaactttttatagATAATGTATACTTTATGTAATTTGAGTTATGCATTATTAACGGAGTTTTTGTAacgataattaaatttactttatagAATATAACATCCTTTTTACTTTAAGtatttatgtgaaatttaGATTCTCATTGAATAATCATCTTTGTATTAATAGTCTTTATACGAGCTTTGCCCttgagaaaaaatatcaagaaagGTTTGCTTTGTGGAAATGAGAATGTGAAAACCTTTGGAGTGGTAGAATGTCTACAAATAGAATATATGTTGTTTTGGaatgaattaatttataaaacatggGTTTGTGTTCGATCTCGTTTGATAATTGTGTTGGATTCTATTGGATAACTACTTAACTTTCGGCAACTAAGTCTTATTTTCCTCGGGTAGTGATTCGGAGTTAGAATGttcttttttagtacaatttaAGGGACGTGGGAGATTTGAACCCACGATTTTATATTCACTTACAGGTGTATGTTGAACTAAGCTCTTGTTGGtcgaaaataaaatgttgtattttcataatcttaattttttttaatatatagaaaaagattGTATAATTGGGATGGTGGTAGATAATTAGAACGTGGTATTTTATTGTgattttatacattttaaaatgattcCAAAAAGGTATAAATACTCCTAATTTGAGAATaatgatatgatatgatgGTTAATGCTTTTTAATCAATGCCTAAAAAATGGGAATAatgaatattatattattctcaAATAAAGTTGTATTTACAAAATCCACTCTTATCCCCTCACAATGAAATGCCACGTcatttatattgtaattaacaTTCAGCCATTCAAATATGAAGAAGTAATCTTTAGGCTTTAGGCTTAGTCTTCACTGTAAAATTCACTCTTTTATTTGACATTACTGTCCCAATTAAGTTTATTCAAAGCATACTTAATTAGCTgtagttaatttaattaagtacCGTAAATGAGTTTGAGGGTTATCACGTTTAAAGAACGtataatatgttattaaattgGATAATAAATGTAGACAGTACAATTTAAGCTAAGGAGAAATCTATACAAAGTTGTTCGAGAGTGTTTCTCAAgccaaatttattaattactttGTTTCTTTGCGTAGGTTAGATTGTGGCTAATTGAGTTCCAAATCTAGTTGATAAAGAAAGCTTTTGTTTATCTCATGTATTTAGTTACATTATATAACATCAACAACGAATTATAGTTCATCAACGgagaattaaatttttgtcgTCGACAAGCTTCAAAGTGTCATAGAACAATCTCTACCGTCCAAAAAAGCTCTTCATTTCATCTAGAGTCAATACTTTTGCGagctaaatatatataatgagtGGTAGTTCGAAAACCTTGTACTAACTACACCacaacacaatttaaattcattGACTACCATACTAATTTCAAGATGTGAAAGAACCATTAATCATTTGTAACCACATAAAATCTACCAACTTTgaggaataaataaataaaacactaAGCCAGTATGAAGACTATATTTCACCAAATTACATGCATATTACCTaattaacaatcaaattagttttacaaatatttagtTTCCCAATTATTTGAGTACACTTAAACCAacacatcaattttttttcttaaaaaagtcctaaaatataaaattaagccCCATTgtattatcattttcataattaagaaaaaaaaccttaagaataaaagaataaaaggatTATTATTGGTTTATAAAATCCAAGGATTTGGCTAAACACGGTGGAAGGCAAGAGGAGAATTAAAAACGTGTAAATGTGGGCATGGCCACAGCGCGTGGagctttatttttctatttataattaattattcaaataaattttaaactcttttttctttttaaccaaaataaaaataaaaaaaataaaaaaacagtaCAGCTATAAACcattcctttttatttattttaaaatattttcatacatacatacatacacacacatatatatatatttaaattacgaaactcaaaaactaaaaacctgTCTATAAATAACCCATCTCTACTCCGATTTCttacctcctcctcctcctcttcttcttcttcttctcatcaACCTTAATCtaaatttcttctattttctacATCCATTCGAATTCCGTTACTTCTCCAAATTCCTTGCATTTCCCCCCTTTCTTCTTCGATTTTTCCGGCTCTGAATTTCTCCTACTTCTGATTATGAGGTTGATGGAAGATTTGTCTTACTCTGCCAACGAAGGCACCCCTGAAATGGACCAAACGGTGTCGCTTCACTCCAGGTTTTCCAATGCCCATCAACAACGGAAGGTTGTTGTTGTTGGCTATGCTCTTACCTCCAAGAAGACCAAGAGTTTCATGAAGCCTAAGCTTGAAGGATTAGCTAGGTATAATTATACCAAACTCCTCCCTCCCTTCTTTCcttcctcctttttttttttttttttttttggtttttatcctttattatttattctccGTTTTATGTTATATGATTGTTTGAGTTTCAATGTAGATGGGCTTCTGATTTCTCTGGTGCCcttgtttccttttcctttttcttctggTTATTGTTTCGTAGAGGAATATTCCAGAGCCGCTTACGTCGTTTTCTTTTGCCTAGGGGAAGAAGGGGGGAGAGGGTGGGGGGAAATATCAGAATGTTCCAAAAATCTCGTAGTCGGAAATGGGTTGATTAATcaacttgtatttcttttgttttcttttgattctgAGGCCGTAATTAAGATTGGATCctgcaaaataaaattctgggatttttttttttttaataaatgggTTTGATCAATTTCGCTATCTTCGTCTTAGACTCTCACATCATGAAGATTATTAAAtgattgttattaaatttacttatATTCTGTTCTGGGAAATGCAGGAATAAGGGTATATTGTTTGTTGCAATTGATCAAAATAGACCTTTGTCGGATCAGGGTCCTTTTGACATTGTTCTACACAAGGTTGGTCTTTCTTTGAAACTTTCCTCTATGGTTGTATTTCCTTGATAGAAACATTTGATGTTTGGTGGAGAACCGTCTATGTCTTGCTCAGAGTTTGATTCATAATTCTTCTTCCACCACATGTGGATTACATTACATGCATCaagttattgatttttattttccttttacaaTTCACTGGGTCCCATTTGCTGTAGTAAGTTTTGTGTGGTGCTTATGGGTTTTCAACTCTTTCTCACAgcccttctttctctctttgtttttctaacaTGCAGTTGTCAGGAAAAGAGTGGCGTCAGATTCTTGAGGTTGGTCCTCTTTATTGACTATCAATTTAGTTTCAGTTTGacttgttttaattttgtataaattacATCTAAACCTCGTGGAATGTAATACTGTTTTACCTAACTTGTATGTTACGCGACATCTATTCACATGGTTGGAGTCGAATGATCACTGACATTGGCTAATCGGCTAACTAGTTTTGATTTATAAAGCTCATCCACATCTGGCGTAATGTGCAGACTGGTTCTCTTACGTCATGAATCATGACTCAGTAGTTGAGGTCGAGGCCTTAAGGTTCCAACAAGTGAGGATGTCTCCACTTCTTACCACGTGGCTGACTTGTTCAGGTTTTCTTGGAAATTTTTGCCAAAACAAGAATTGGCGACTTCTGATTTGCATTAACTTTTATGGGTTCCATTGTCTTGAGTATATGGCTACCCATTTCAACATTCATTAGCCTAAAGTTAGATGGCTTCAGGGTTTCCTAATCCATTATTTCTAAATCCTGGTAGAAATCCAATTTATAGGATTAGATTATGTAAGTCACCCTACTCCTCTTCCTCATCTCAACTGTAAGCTTGCAGTCAGACAAAATGTCATGATTTGTAAACGAGGAAAAGGTTGTGCTGGATTGTTGGGCTACAGGATTCTCAGCTACTAGAAAGTTTGAGGGTCTTCTAACTTTAccatcttttttattcaacAACTTATCATCTGACATTTAATTGTGTCTGTTTGAACTGTCTTGTTTTGAAACATCCACAAATTTTCTTGAAGAACATAGCTAGGATGTACAAGTGATCGAGGATTGTGGACCATGAAAGTTATATTGTGATTGATTTCTCTATTGTTACTTTTTATACAAATTCTGTGTTTGGAAGGACTCAAACTGATACATTCttaaatttcacaaatgtacaatgccattttttaaaaaacatgtacaatgtcatttttcaattgattCTTTGTGATCAGGATAGTACAACAAAATTCATATGTGATCTAGTTTTCTAATTGCTTCTTCATTGCTTAAAAAGGTTTTGTAGATGTATAAAAGGAATTGTTGAacttttctattcttttcattttgcagTAGCTGAAAATTCCTTCCttcctcctttttcttcttcttcctcttcttcttttttccgGTATTCTGGCTTACTGATCTTTTCTGGTGGCCATTTGACCATGATGGACCATATACATGTGAAATTTTTGcattaaaaatatgaagtttcataaagaaaatgtcTGAAACATTTGCAAATTAACTCCAATTTTTTCTTACCTtctttgtatttgtttgtAGGAATACAGGCAAACACACCCAGAAGTGACTGTCCTAGATCCTCCAGATGCGATACAGCATTTACACAATCGCCAGTCTATGCTTCAAGCAGTTGCTGACATGGACTTATCTTTATCCTATGGTAAATATtgagaacttttttttaaaattttgtttttaaataaatagaagcAAATGCTTTAATTgagaagaaagtgaaagaaTATGGGGCCATACAAATATTTGAGAATGTTCTGCTTGAGTTCCACACATGATTATTACGTTCTGGAATTTACTGAATGGAAAATGGCCTTTTTGCTATGTGCAGGCAAAGTAGGTGTTCCAAAACAATTAGTCATAAAGAAAGATGCATCATCCATTTCTGATGCGGTGGTGAATGTCGGGCTGAAACTTCCTCTCGGTATGTATACTTATGCAATACACGGAGTCCTATGTAGTTTGTAGCATCTTTTAGAAGATCTAGAGGAGTGATTTGTGTTATAGATATGCTTGTTTACTTAAGGAGGTTGTTGACTACAGACCAGAGAAATTCTTCTGGCTAAGGACAGTATAGTAAAGTGTCTAACAAGCTTTATCCATTCTTATCTCTATCCAATGCTTTTTgtaactaataaaatatatccTGCTAGTGTTTATCTCTTACTTTTTACGCTTTATCCTTACCTATTTCTCATATTGGCATCAGTTGCTAAACCGTTGGTTGCTGATGGAAGTGAAAAATCCCATCAATTATCTTTAGCTTATGATAAGTACTCCCTCCAAAAGCTTGAGCCTCCTCTTGTTCTCCAGGAGTTTGTTAACCATGGTCAGTAATTTTAACCTTCTTCCCTTTAATCCAAGTTACATTCATAATTTGGGATCATGAATTTTATTTCTGATTTGCTCTTATTTATGATGCCAGGAGGCGTCATGTTTAAGGTCTTCATCGTTGGTGAAGCTATAAAAGTGGTCAGACGTTTTTCTTTACCAAATGTCAGCATGTGGGAGGTATTGAAAAATGCTGGCATTTATCATTTCCCAAGAGTTTCTCATGCTGCGGCATCTGCTGATGATGCTGATCTAGATCCTTGTGTTGCTGGTAAGtcttcaaatttcaagaatTGCCCTTTGACACCTTAGACGTCTTCCTCTACTCTTTAATTTTACTTCAAGAGATCAGGATCGGTTACTGTGTTCACAGCATATGTAGAATACTTTGAAGAAAAGTGGAGACATCATTTGTTaagaatatttgaatttcataaCGAGATACTTAACTCTCTACTTGCAGAACTTCCTCCACGACCTCTCTTAGAGAGACTAGCAAAGGAACTCAGACGTAGACTGGTAGGGCTGTTGCTCattttcctcatttttctttaggGTGGGAAAAATAGATTGTGGCCATATAGTCATATTGTTTACCTCTATGCAGGGGCTTCGTTTATTCAACCTGGATATCATTCGAGAGTATGGAACTAGAGATCACTATTATGTCATTGATATCAACTACTTCCCTGGTGAGTGgtttaccttttattttcgTGAAATCGATTTTGCATCAATCAAGATCTGTTAATGATGGTTTAAAGCTTTTATTCTGGTTGTAGGATATGGGAAAATGCCGGAATATGAGCACATATTCACAGACTTCCTGTTGGGTTTGGTGCAAAGCAAGTACAAGAAGAGAACAACTTACTAGAAAATTCTTTAATTCTCGTATGGTCACGTTCAGTACTCTCCAGATTATATTACAGAACTCTAGAATGAATAAGCGGCACAAGGGCCACTCAAGCAACTCATACAATCTTTTACTTGGCTGAAGGATAAGGACAGGGACGAGGAAGGGGACAGGGACAGGAGAAGCCTTAGCTAGTAGGTGTTATGGTATGAAATGGATTGCTTAAATCTCTGTCCTTCGGCTTCTTAGCCAATTATCTAATGTTATGGCTCGCTCACAAAGTTGACGAGTTTGCAGTTTGGAAGGTGTAAATATGCCTTTTTAACTTTGCATTAATTAGCccaaatttgaaactaattcTCTCTGGGGTCCTCTGTTCGCTTTTGTTAGGAGGTTACTAGAAAATGGCTGTAAATATTTCTAAGATAGAAGGAATGTGTCAAGGATCGaatgtaaattttgatttagaaGAATCAATTAACGAAATGTGTTTTTACATGGCAATGGGTAGGTGAGATCGTTATATGATTGTTGATCGAAATGATTTTATAGAAGATTTCTCCCGctattttcttccaattttttacACTTGCGAGATTAAAAGCCAAAACAGAGATCACAATAAActtaactttaatattacatgCATTTGTTGTTGTATGTGAGATCTGTTTGGTttaacttaaacttttttagtgGGATTAGTTTTGGGTTCACgttgaattgaaaatcaaatttgatgacaaataatattctaaaacTTCGAAGTTGCTTCgaaacttaaattttagattactGGTGCATGCATTGATATGACACTTTTGAAAAAgctattattttagtttatttttttgaaaatgtcttttcttatattctcaaaatgtCAAACgtgttattattttagttcatgtCCAAGACATTTGAAACATGTTTTAAGTTGAATTGAAGTTTGAAGAGAAGGAGTCGTCTGTATGGGAGGGAGAAGGTGAAGAAGCTTTTCAAACAAAGGTGAAGAAGCTTTTCATACTTAACCTCCATCCACACTTTAACCAGTTGAGTTAtgtacaaagaaaagaaaaacttattaatatttcatgtgatgcaattaaaccaaaaaatttaTCCCAACAgggaaaaatataaaaaaagataggGTTTGTTGGGTTTACTGTAGGAGTGTAGTAGCCAGCCATGAAAATATGTTTCCAGATTCAGAAATCTTGTAATATACGAAAACCAGAATTTTCTGAAACTTTTCTTCTGACATTACTGcttcctctttcttctctctctctctctctcttactcTTCACTCTTCACTCTTCCTTTTCATCTCATTAATACCTCTctatttctcttctctctctcttttctcacTTCAAAGATCCATTatatttccctttttctttccctttacAATCACCAAATCTCTCAATATTTCTTCAGCCACTGATGACTTCCTTCCCTTACTGTCATGGAAAACAGTGGACAATCCCCAGGAATCTAACGTCTTTACACTCCTTGTAATATAGATTAGTTATTAATCTCGTTATCAATTAGTTATAAGATTGAATCTCAATACAAAAGACACGGAAATTCAAGCATTAGTAAAAACACAACAGAGATGAAACTCGGGAAGAGAAGAAGTGAtgattttccatctttttgaTCTTTACAAGTTACcgtttttattcaaaaaagaagaagaaatgaaagaaaaacaaaattcatggGTTGAAGATGAAGTTCCCACATTTGCATTTCCAGCTTATAGGCTTATAATTAGAGGTCTCATCTTCACTAGATAAAGCAACATCATGTTTTGAATTAACAGAGAAATATCTACTactacttcttctttttcttcttccttttctttgatTCTGATTTGAATCATGTAATGCCACTGGTACTTGTACTGCTTCACAATGTCCTCCACATTCCCTACACTTCCTTCTACAGCTTGGTGGTCTTGACCCTATTTGATTCCTCATCATCATCCCcatcttctcctcctcctccgtCGCTACCTCCGCCGACTTCCTTTCTCCCTCCATTGCTTGAATTCCCCTACCTACAATATCCTTACAACTCAAAAACTCAACAATCTctctatatatgaaaaaaaaaaaaaaaaaaaagctcaacTTTTACAATGACTTACCTTCAATGGATGTGACAAGAATGAGAATGAAAACAGAGAGGAACAGCAAGAGAattgaaatatgtttgtttctgtttctgtGCCAAATTTGAAAGCTGCCCATCTTTTTTCAGTTAAAAAGGGGAAATGGGTGTTAAAGGTTTAAAGGgaatggaaagaagaagaagcgtttaaataagaaacgagatgaagaattttgatgacagaaccaaaaaagaaaagaaaaggggtaaaatgaaagaaaaagagaatcaGAGATTGAGTGAGTGCCCACTCTATAATTCAAATTGACCCatcatttttaacttttttatatatatgtgaataTGAAGGTGGTACAAGCAATAatccaaagaagaaaagggaaggaCATCAGCCTCGTTTCATGAGCCAACGTTCTGTTCTTTttacataagaaagaaaaggaactGTGTGTACTGATGAATTTCAGaagggggaaaaaagaaaaaaaaaaaaaggtatatatatatatatatcaaatatcaaatttttatgtaCATAATCACAAATCTCCAGCTGGGTTTCTCGTtgccttttcattttctttcattttgtctcccttttttttaaatggatagAATCTTGGCCAGTTCCACTTCTACACGCCAAATTATTTGGTCCCTTTTTCTTTgaggataaaaaaaagaactgtttttttagtttttatctgtttttaaaactattgttGAGGATTGTTGTAGAGGAATCGTTGAAAGCTTTGAACATCACTTGTTTTGGCTTAGCTTTTTCTAGTTCTTTCCATTGTTAATGGTTACTCAATTGTCATTATTGGTCATGACCGTCATTATAAGCTTTAGCTCGTAAACTGGACTAGTGGTTTTTCCAAGATAATTAGAAGTGTGTATGGTTATCCTAacctctctttcttctccattgTCAAAATAATGAGCTCCATTCAAATACTTCATctacaatttttatatttgaaatgattgaTTTAGAATATGTATCACTAGTTAAGAGATTAGAGGTTCAAATCTCCTATCTTTATATATACGTTGTTGaactataaaaatattattaaaatcgAACAAAAACACTTCAAAGCCGATAAGTTTTACGACATTGTGTTAACCAAAATATGAGTAcgagaagaagaataatacTTCTGCGTTGATTTGGGTAGCAATAATTCTCTAATGTTTACCAATATGGCCTCGTTTGATAACAACTACctttatttgttgtttatatttttaaaaaaagatagaacTTTTGGTTACATATAAACTTActtctttgtattttgagatatattcatttttgttctttaaaatattaaatatttggttttaatatttttaataaatcttaaatttagtatgtcacattttttttttattgaaattggCCAAATAATACTAatcattttggaaaattatcaaaaacagcaaatttgacaaaatatttacaacatagcaaaattttcagattctatcaataataaatattgatagacacgGATATACTTCTATCAATGAcaataatagaagtttattagtttttatagttgaaatccaaaattttgttataatttgtaaatattttaatttattatgttatttttataagagtcaataacttttatataaaaatctattatatgtgaaaatgttttcaagttttaaataaaacactagtaaataacaaaaagttaaaaaaaataaactagtAGTAGtgtctaaatttaaaattttatgaaaactaaaattgaacatttgaaagtataataactaaaatttaacaaattttaaagtacaCGCACATTTtaaccaatttatttaaaaataaaaattaatcatgttttaaattttaaaaataaagtttgattttattaaaacatgGATGGAAAGTCGATAACTAAACAAAGAAacttatagtttaaattaatatttttaagtttaattttaaaataccaaaTGGTTGTCAAATGAAGTAAGGTTATGAATTAATCTTCCTCGAATTAGGGAAAATGCTTCATCGTTTAAGCAAAGATCGAGGCAAGGGTGGAAGGACAATTTTAGGAATCGAGGATGTATGTGTGGATTGTAATCTTTGATTCCATCCTCGACCTCGACCACCTTGTTTTTTTACCCTCCCAATGTGAAacgtaaatatatatttacctctcttgtttctcttctcacaaacaagaaaaggaaaaatgtaaacaataaaagaaaattgtgaaaCATGATTGCTTGAGCAACCTTTCAATACTAGAAATTAGGGATTAATGACTAGCaagaacaaattttaataatatgtcttaatcttttgaaacaaatactttaatatttgaagttaGAGAAATAATGTTAAATGGACTATAAACACTTTTAATCGTTATTTGactaacaaaaacaattaagattaattccaatatatatatatatagtcgaCAACAAAAAGGATTGTCTAATTGAACTTTCTATCGTATACACAAAACTCTAACGATGTacgctttctttctttttacacGACTTCATTCTATATATACTAACTTAATTTAGGGAGAGACACAAACAACGAGAGAGTTTTGGGAAgcaaaaaaagtaatttacaGGTTTGATTAGCAAATGATGGATGTGAAGGATGTGAAGAAtgtgaatgttttttttttcttttttttgttgttcttgAAATTAGAACacaaaatgatgaaaatgggAAAGGGAGTTTTCAAATGGAAAATGCAGAGATGAAACGTGTGCAGATTTGGGAATCGAAAAACGAAACTCTTTCAGAcagtaaaaaaacaaagaatcaCACACAGACCcaaccctttttctttcttcatctgtCTCAAtctcatttgattttatacatataaatatatataaccattGGTTCTTCCTTTCTCTCACTTTCCCTCTTTTAAGAAACTGGTTGATGATCTTTAAGGAAGATGCATGTGTGGGTTTGTGATCTGTACAGAACAAGGtttctcttttcccttttcccttttcccatggaaattaaattaggccatttcttaattaaacGTAACTCTGTTGGGTAGTATGCTACTTTACATTTAGATTTAGATCTTAATAGTTAGTACGTTTATACCAAGCTAAAAAATGAACACATGTTAGATCATGTCATTATATTCATGAACAAATAGTTCTTCGATACAAGTTTGTGATGTTCTTTTCAGTTGATCGTCATTTTCATTGACACTTACGGTGTGTATATTGACATTTTGTAAGTTGTCAcgtataatttatatatgggCAATCGATCTCTCATCGAGATCATTAAAGTTTGTCATATATGCCATGAAGGtaaat
Coding sequences:
- the LOC101206636 gene encoding inositol-tetrakisphosphate 1-kinase 3 isoform X2, whose protein sequence is MLQAVADMDLSLSYGKVGVPKQLVIKKDASSISDAVVNVGLKLPLVAKPLVADGSEKSHQLSLAYDKYSLQKLEPPLVLQEFVNHGGVMFKVFIVGEAIKVVRRFSLPNVSMWEVLKNAGIYHFPRVSHAAASADDADLDPCVAELPPRPLLERLAKELRRRLGLRLFNLDIIREYGTRDHYYVIDINYFPGYGKMPEYEHIFTDFLLGLVQSKYKKRTTY
- the LOC101206401 gene encoding EPIDERMAL PATTERNING FACTOR-like protein 2, whose amino-acid sequence is MGSFQIWHRNRNKHISILLLFLSVFILILVTSIEGRGIQAMEGERKSAEVATEEEEKMGMMMRNQIGSRPPSCRRKCRECGGHCEAVQVPVALHDSNQNQRKGRRKRRSSSRYFSVNSKHDVALSSEDETSNYKPISWKCKCGNFIFNP
- the LOC101206636 gene encoding inositol-tetrakisphosphate 1-kinase 3 isoform X1, with the protein product MRLMEDLSYSANEGTPEMDQTVSLHSRFSNAHQQRKVVVVGYALTSKKTKSFMKPKLEGLARNKGILFVAIDQNRPLSDQGPFDIVLHKLSGKEWRQILEEYRQTHPEVTVLDPPDAIQHLHNRQSMLQAVADMDLSLSYGKVGVPKQLVIKKDASSISDAVVNVGLKLPLVAKPLVADGSEKSHQLSLAYDKYSLQKLEPPLVLQEFVNHGGVMFKVFIVGEAIKVVRRFSLPNVSMWEVLKNAGIYHFPRVSHAAASADDADLDPCVAELPPRPLLERLAKELRRRLGLRLFNLDIIREYGTRDHYYVIDINYFPGYGKMPEYEHIFTDFLLGLVQSKYKKRTTY